In the Terriglobus sp. RCC_193 genome, CTTCGCTATTGAAGACGGGCAAGAACCGTATCCTGGTGGAAGTAAACAACACACCCACAATCAGTTCGATTCCCGCATTGGCAACGGGTAATCCTTCCTCTGCAAATAACAATGGCCGCATCACGATTGTGGGCTGGCTTCCTTACGGCGGCATTGTGCGGCCGGTGAGCCTGCTGGTCACGGATGCAGTGTATCTGCGCAACATGAAAGTGGATGCGAAGCCTGACCTGAAGACCGGCGATGCCACGATCACCGTACATGCATGGGCCCACAACGGCAGCAATACGGATCGCACATCGGACATTACAGGCACCGTCGCTGGACTTGCAGTATCGTTCCCTCACAAACGAATTGCTGCCAACAGCGATGAGGAACTTACCTGGACAGGCAAGCTGTCGCACGCACATCTGTGGAGTGTTGCCGATCCTTTCCTCTATGACGCACATCTTCAGACAGCCGGCGATGCGCTCGACGCAAAAGTTGGCGTGCGCGACATTCGTGTAGTTGGAACGGAACTGCAACTCAACGGCAAAACAGTGCATTTGTATGGTGCGAATCGCGTCGGCGAAGATCCGATCGAAGGCCTGATTGAATCTGACGCCACCATCGAGCGCGACATGAGTGACATGCTTGCGCTGAACATGCGCATGATGCGTATTGCGCACTATCCACAGCCTCCTGCGCTATTGGACTATGCAGATAAGCACGGCATGTTGATCATTCCCGAAGCTGGCAACTGGAACATGAGTTCATGGCAGATGGCTGACCCCGACATTCGCCAGCGCTTTCAGAAGCAGCAGCAGGAGATGATCGAGCAGGAATGGAATCATCCATCCGTCATTGCATGGAGTGTGGGCAACGAGTACGAGTCTTATACGCAGGAAGGCAAGGACTGGACACGGGACATGCGCGCGTTCTCGTTGAAGCTGGATCCCACGCGCCTGATCACCTTTGCCGACCGTTACACGGGCGATCCTATAGTAAAGAAGGGATCCGATGATGCCGGTCAGTATTGCGACTTCGTCTCCATCAACATCTATGGCGATTATGCAAAGCGCCTTGACTACGCACACCAGCTTTATCCGGATAAGCCCATCTTCGTAACAGAATTTGGCAAGATGGGAGAGCCCGGGTTGCACGATCCCAAACGCATCGCGGACATTACAGATGCCGTAACCGCGATGAAGGGACGTCCGTGGGTGATTGGCGGTTCGCTGTGGACATGGGCGGATTA is a window encoding:
- a CDS encoding glycoside hydrolase family 2 protein; translated protein: MNFLRTTAAAAFALMTLTSTAFAAERISLNGSGWTFKTTLDNPVPVEVPHCWTGTERWRHYIGSALYQHDFDAPTLKPGQVVRLHFDAVYDVATVWVNGKRLGTHEGGYTAFEYDVTSLLKTGKNRILVEVNNTPTISSIPALATGNPSSANNNGRITIVGWLPYGGIVRPVSLLVTDAVYLRNMKVDAKPDLKTGDATITVHAWAHNGSNTDRTSDITGTVAGLAVSFPHKRIAANSDEELTWTGKLSHAHLWSVADPFLYDAHLQTAGDALDAKVGVRDIRVVGTELQLNGKTVHLYGANRVGEDPIEGLIESDATIERDMSDMLALNMRMMRIAHYPQPPALLDYADKHGMLIIPEAGNWNMSSWQMADPDIRQRFQKQQQEMIEQEWNHPSVIAWSVGNEYESYTQEGKDWTRDMRAFSLKLDPTRLITFADRYTGDPIVKKGSDDAGQYCDFVSINIYGDYAKRLDYAHQLYPDKPIFVTEFGKMGEPGLHDPKRIADITDAVTAMKGRPWVIGGSLWTWADYRSFINGTPDNGIRSWGVVDFLRQKRDSYPVVQQLFKTELP